The sequence below is a genomic window from Halosolutus gelatinilyticus.
GTTTCTCGTCCTCGGCGCCGCCTACAGCGCCCCGCCGGTCCGATTCAAGACGAGGCCGCCGCTCGATTCGGTCTCGAACGGGCTGTACATCACGCCCGGCGCGGCGGCCTTCGCAGCCGTGGCGGGCGCACAGCCGCCGCCGCTCGCGATCGCGGGCGGCTGGCTGTGGGCGATGGGGATGCACACGTTCTCGGCGATCCCCGACATCGACCCCGATCGAGAGACGGGAATCCGGACGACCGCGACGGTGCTCGGCGAGCGACGGACATACGCCTACTGCGGCGCGTGCTGGCTCGCCAGCGCCGCCGCCTTCGGCGCGCTCGATTACCGGCTGGGCGCGCTCATGCTCGTCTACCCCGTTCTCGTGGCGGCGATCGCGGCGGCGAACGTGGCCGTCGATCGGGCCTACTGGTGGTTCCCGGCGATCAACGCGGTCGTCGGCGCGGCGCTGACGATGGGCGGCCTCTGGAGGCTGGTCTATGGATAACCTACCGACCGTACGATCCCGCGAGTGGTCGCGAACCGCCGTTCAGCGGGACCTGGAGGCGCTCGTCCGCGAGAATCGGTTCACGATCGCCGTGGTGTTCCCGATCGTCGGTGCGGTATCGCTGGTGGCGAGCGCCGAGAGCCTGCTGCCGGCGCCGCTCGCCTACAACCCGCTGGTGATCCTGTTCGGGACGCTGGTCATGCGCTCGCCGCTGATCGTCGGCCTGTTGCCGCGAATCGATCGGCGGGTCCTGGGCTGGCTCGCCGCGCTGACGGTCTACACGTACGCGATCGAGGTCGTCGGCGTGCGGACGGGCTGGCCCTACGGCGCGTTCGAGTACGGGATCCAGCTGGGTCCGATGCTGTTCGGCGAGGTGCCGCTGGCGCTGCCGCTGTTTTTCGTTCCGCTGGCGGTGAACGCCTACCTGCTCACGCTGCTCGTGCTGCGAGAGCGGGCGGCCAACCCCGCGGTTCGCCTCGCGAGCGCGATCGTCGCCGTCGTCGGGATCGACCTCGTCCTCGATCCCGCGGCCGTCGCGATCGGCTTCTGGGCGTACGTCCCGCCAGGCGGGTACTACGGCGTTCCCCTCTCGAACTATTTCGGCTGGCTGCTCTCGGGAACGGTCGCCGTCGTCCTCATCGACCTCACGTTCGATCGGACGGCGCTGGTCGAACGCGTTCGAAGCTGCGAGTTCGTCCTCGACGACCTGGTGAGCTTCGTCCTGCTGTGGGGGACGATCAACGTCCTGTACGGGAACTGGCTCGCCGCTGGCGTCGCCGGCCTGCTCTGTCTCGCCCTGTTCAGCACGGATCGGTACGATCGCGATCTGCTCTCGGCGGCGCTTCCGGGAACCGGGCGGCGGAACTGAGTCGTCCCTCGGCTATTCGGCCACGGCGATTGAAGCGAGCAGCCGCTGTGGTTCGTACTTCGCGTCATCAGTGACTGTCGCTCAGAGTCGAGGAACCGATGTCCACGATATCGCGGGGGGCCATAGCCGCAGGGGTCACAGCACCGAGGGTCGACCGGAGGTGAGGCAGATCGAACCGGCGGCCGATCGCGACGCCTGCGCTACCGGGTCGGCACGCGCTCGCCCGGACTGGGGCTGTGGCGGTCCAGATCGTCGGCCGTCGGAACGGCGGAGACGCGTCGGAACACCGCCTCGGGGTCGCGGTTCCAGTGCCAGCGCCAGCGGGTTTTCACGAGACATCGGAGTTTCCGCGTCGTCGACAGCGACGGCTCCGAGGAGAGCACGTCGTAGTCGCGGTCGCGGATAAGCGAGTGGTGTTCGGCGTAGAGGACGGCCGCGAGCAGAACCGGAAGCTGACAGTCTTCGGGTAGGTACCGGATTCCCGCGACGCCCTCCCGGTAGAGGTCCTCGGTCCGACCGAGTTCGTCGGCCATCGCCGCTGCGAACGACTCCGAGTACTCGAGGCGCTCGATCTGGTCGTCCGGGACGCCGTGGGCGCGCAACGTCTCTCGGGGGAGGTAGATCCGATCGCGATCGACGACGTCCTCGCGGACGTCCCGCAGGAAGTTCGTCATCTGGAAGGCTTCGCCGAGTTTAACGGCGTGGGGGAGCGCCGCCTCCTTCGCCGCCGGTTCCATGATCGCGGTCATCATCACGCCGACGGCCGCGGCCGAGCCGCGCATGTACGACTCGAGTTCGTCGTAGGTTTCGTACCGGTGCGTGTCGATGTCGGCCGCCATCGCGTCGACGAACGCGTCGACCTCCGCGTCGGCGATGCCGTACCGCTCTCGGAGTTCCTGGAACGCGTCGAGGACGGGGTCGTTCGGCTCGGCCTCTCCGAATGCCTCGGCGCGGAGGCGCTCGAGCTCTGCCCGCTGCTCCGCAGGCGAGCGCCCGGCGGGGTCGTCGACTATTTCGTCCGCGATGCGAAAAAACGCGTAGAGGACGTGGGTCGCGTTGCGGACCCGCTCCGGAAGGAACCGGGTCGCGAGGTAGAAGGTCCTCCCGGTCCGTTTCTGGATCGCCTTGCCTGCGTCGATGTGTTCCTGTTCCATTCTCGACCTCACCACCGTCGACGGCGGGATGTCGGTGCTACGACAATTGTATATAAAAGGCCTCCCCCTCACTAGTGTGGGTAACTCTCTCGCCGTCGAACGAGTTCCGCCGCCCGCAGTCGATCGCGGCCCCGCTACGCGAGCAGTTCGTCGCGCAGCATCGGGATGAACGTTCCAATGTCGGTGACAAGCCCGATCGCCTGCGCGCTCCCCCGGTCGAGCAACTGGGTGACGGTGGCGGGGTTGATGTCGACGCAGACGGTCTTCGTCGTCGACGGCAGACAGTTGCCGACGGCGACCGAGTGCAACAGCGTCGAGAGCATGAGCACGAGGTCCGCCTCGTGGGCTTGTTCGCGGATCGCGTTCTGGGCCTCGATCGCGTCGGTGATCGTGTCTGGAAGCGGGCCGTCGTCGCGGATCGAGCCCGCGAGGACGTACGGAACGTCGTTTCGGACGCACTCGTACATCACCCCCTCGTCGACGATGCCCGCCTCGACGGCCTCCGCGATGCCGCCGACGCGGACGATCTCGCTGATCGTGTAAATGTGGTGTTTGTGCCCCTTCCGCGGGTGTTCGAGCGACTCGGTGTCGACGCCGAGCGACGTGCCGTACAGGTCCCGCTCCAGGTCGTGGACGGCGAACCCGTTGCCGGCGGACAGCGCGTCGACGTAGCCCGCGCCGACGAGCTCCGCGAGGGCGTCGCGACCGCCGGAGTGGACGATCGCCGGGCCGCAGACGACGAGCACGGTCCCCTCGCCCTTCCGAACCTCGCGCATCTCGTCGGCAATCTCCTCGATCAGCGAGGCCGACGGGCGTTCGCTCGAAACGCCGCCCTGCATGAAGCCGAACGACCCGCTGCCGTTGCGCGGTCGTTCCGGCGGTTCGACGCGAATGCCCGTTTCGCCGGTGACGACGAGATCGCCCTCCTCGACGGCGTTGAGGACTTTCGTGAAGACGCGGGGATCGTCCCCGCCCTCGCCGCTCGGTTCGACCACCAGGGCGCAGTCCATCTCGATGTCCTCGACTTCGACCCACCGGCCCTCGACGCGGACGTAGGTCGGGTGGTTCGTCGTCGAGTAGAAATCGACGGGCACGACCTGGTCCTCCGGGGCGGCCTCGAGCGTGGCGTCGCGGGGATCGGCCACGGTCGCCCCCTGCTGGTTGAGTTCGTGGACGATCGTCCGCAGGGTTTCCTCGGTGTCGGCCAGCACCCGCATCCGACAGTACGTCTCCGCGTGTTTGTGGCGGCCGACCTCGAACTCCTCGACCTCGAACTCGCCGCCCATGTCCATCACGATCCCGAAACACTCGCCCATCGTCCCCGAATCGATGATGTGGCCCTCGAGTTCGACGGTGCGCGAAACTGTCATCGGCGGTGGTTGGCGACCGACGACCGTGAATGTGTGCGTTCTCCGCCGGCGAAGCGCGTCGTCTCCCCGATCGCTGCGGGTCCGCCCTCGGTCGGTCGACACGAACCGATCGCCGATGAAAATGATAATTCACGTAACACTTTTTACGGCGTTCGTAGACAACCACCACGGAGATCACCTGTGTCGGGACACCAATCCAGTTCGAAGACGGCGGAGTTGTGGATCCGGTCGTTCGCGCCTGCGTCCGCGGGACCGACTCGCGAACGCGCACTCGAGCGGCTCGACTCCCTCGAGTCGGCCCCGTCGATCGACGCGGTAACGGTCGACGGCTGGGGGCCGGAGTTCGAACGGACCGAGCACGTCCGACGGATTCCCCAGCTGCGCAAGATCGAGGACCGGGTTCGGACGTTCGAATCGTGGGCGGCCCGAACCGGCCGCAGTCTGCAGCCGTTTTTCCGACGGCGCCGCGTCGAATCCGCGATCACGGGCGAGCGACGCGACGTTCGCCGGCTCCCGACGATCGCGCTCGCGGAGTTCGTCGACGACGAACTCGTCCACGTCGCGCCCTGTCGCGATGGCGAGCGAACGATCGACGTCTTCGACCGTCTCGACGCCCTCGAACGCGGCGAGGCGGTGGATCCGGTTGTCACGTACGAGGAGAAGCGACACCGCGAGGAAGCGATCTCCGACCGGACGCGGCCGTCGACCGACGGCCCCCGACCGCCGTCGCCCGGGTCGAACTGATCCGTTCCGATGTCACGCGCAACCCTGTCACGCCCGATCGCGGCCCGATCGGCGGTCGAGTACCGATGAGCGACGCGTAACCGCGATCGGGCGATCCGCGGCCGACGAGTGACCGCACCGGCCGCCCGCTGCGCCGGTCGGCCGCTGCACCGACTGCGTCGAGGACGAACTTATATGCGACTCAATAGCATAAGACCGGATATGGCAGGCGAATCAGCCACGATCGGGTGCTCGCGCTGTCGAAACTGCGGTTTCGAAGCGCCGGGAGGGGCGGACGAGTGGCAGCGGATCGACGTGCCGAAACTGGGTCGGATGACCCAGTGTCCCAACTGCGAGAGCACCGACGTGATCACGCAACGGTAGTCGCGTGCGCCGGTACCGGTCGACTCCTCCGCCAGCATCGGCAGCGATCGTCGGCGAGAGCGGCGGCGATCGCGCCGCGACGGCGATCGACGCGGTTGCAGGCAGCACCCTTTTCGACGCCAGCGCCACACCACCGGACATGTCCAACGACCGACCGACGGCCGACGAACTGCGCCAGGGACTCACCGTCGAGATCGTTCAGGGCGACCAGGACGTCGAATCGACGGATCGAGAGCCGATCATCGGCGAGATCGGGACGATCTACGGGGACGAGCCCGAGGGACCGCAAGTCGAACTGAAAAGCGGCGTGGTCGGCCACGTCCAGTCGATCGTCCACGACGAGTCGTCGACGCGGGGGTGAGTGCGAGTCGACCGGCACGCTCCACTTCGGCGGCGTGGTAAATCGAGTACTACTGCCGGCCGAAGCGATTTCCGCCGAGCCGTCGTCACCCCGATATGGCCGACCCCGGGTTGGTCACGCTCGTCCGAGACGTCACGGCGGTCGCCCGCGAACGCCAGATCAGCGTCACGTCCGCGGGCCTCGCCTACCACGCGTTCAACACGCTCGTTCCGATCGTCATCCTGCTGCTCGTCGGCGCCGCGCTCGTCGACGCGTTCGACCCTCTCGTCCGAGCGATCGAGTCGGCGACGGGATTCGAGGGCGCGGCGACGGACGACGGGCTAGAGGGGATGACTGGCGACGGGAGCGCCGCCTTGATTCGGGCGGCCGTCCTGGCACTCCTCATCTTGCTGTGGAGCGCGATTCGTCTGTTTCAGGCGGTCAACAGCGCCTTCACCGACGTCTACGGCGCCAGAGAGGAGCAATCCTACGTTACCAACGCCGTGACGGTCACGATCGTGACCGTTCTCAACGCCGCGCTCGTCGCGACGACGCTCGCGGTCGGCGTCGCGCTGGTCGGCATCGTCGGCGTGAGCCTCTCGGTCCTCAGCAGCGGCGTGCCGGCCGCCGCGGCCAGCAGCCTGCTCCTCGCGGCGCTCCTGTGCGGACTGTTCCTCCCGATGTACTACCTCTTTCCCCAGTCCGACGTCTCGATCCGGGAGGTGCTCCCCGGGACGGCGTTCGCCGCGCTCTCGTGGACCGCGCTGGCGATCGGGTTCCGAATCTACGTCGCGACCTCCGAGAGCGTCGCGCTGTTCGGGATCGCCGGCGCGATCCTACTGATCCTCACGTGGGTCTACCTCGGCGGCCTTTGCCTGCTGCTGGGCGCCGTCCTGAACGCCGTCCTCGCCGACCGGGTCGAACCCGAAGCGCAGTGGGTTCCGATGCGAACGGTGCTGGCGGACGACTGACGCGAGGTCGTCGGCGATCGCCGGAACCGTCAGCGCTCCGCCCCGGCGGTTCGAACCGCGTCGTAGACCGTCCGCGCCCGCGTCTCGCCGATCCCGTCGATCGCCGTCAGGTCCTCGGGGGTCGCCTCGAGCAGGGCCTCGATCGTCGGGTACGCCTCGTACAGCGCCGCGGCGAGTTCGGGGCCGATTCCGTCGATGCAGCCGTACATCCGCTTCGTCGTCGGTTCCCGCTTGCTCGGAACCGCGCCGACGGGAAGGCGGCGTGCCGACGGCTCCTCAACGTGTTTTCGAGCCAGGCGGATCGCGTAGTCGACCAGGCGCGCGCGATCGGTACAGGGGATCACCGGAATCGAGAGCCGCGCCGTGATCGAGGCCATCGAACCGCGGATCGCCGCCGGATCGACCCCCGTGTTCAGTGCCTCGAGGTCGTCGAAGTCCCCTTCGACGAGGACGTAGGCGTGGTCGTAGGCCTCGCCGAGTCGGGCGGCCTGATCGTAGAGGTCGGGGCCGGACCGGGCCATCACTCCGTTGACGAAGTCCCGAAGCGTCTTGCGCTCGATCCCGACGGCGTCGACGGCGAGGTCGCCGGCCGAGAGCCGATCGACGGCGACCCCCGACACGTCGGGATGCGCCCGAACGGCCGCGGCGACGCCGGCGGGTTCCCGATCGTCGACCGTGACGGCGACGCGCATACGGGGTCCTACAGCGTCGAACGGGGAACGGCTGTCGGTATTCGATTGCGGGCGGGCGCAAACCGATGCATTCTATCCGGATCATTCTGTAGGTACGTCGAATGGTTTCCGCACGGACCCGCGACGGGACCCGGCTCCTCGTCGTCGGACTCGGAAGGGACGGCGAGCGCGCTTTCGAAGCCGACGCCGCGGACGCGATCGACGCCGTCCCGACGGCGGCCGCGGCGATCGAGACGGTCGACAGGCGATCGATCGACTGCCTCGTGACCGCACACGAATTGCCGGACGGAACCGGACTGGAGGTGCTCGACTCGGTCCGCGAGCGCGATCCGGACCTCCCTGTTGTGCTCTCGCCAGCCGACGGGAGCGAGTCGCTCGCGAGCGACGCGGTCGCCGCGAACGTCACCGAGTACGTCCCCCGCGACGAGGGGCTCGAAGCGCTCGCGGCCGCCGTCGATCGGGCGCTGGATCGCGGTCGCGATCGCCGGCGGCGGAGGGCACGGGCCCGCCAGCTCGAGGCGATCTTCGCGGACCCGGAGACGTACTCGTGGGTGCTCGAGCCCGACGGGCGGGTTCGCCGGGCCAGCGAGAGCGCGCTCGAGGCGATCGACGCCACCGACGACGACGTTCAGGGGCGACGGTTCTGGGCCGTGCCGTGGTGGGACGGTCCCGAGAGCAGAGACGGGCGATCGGCGATCCGGAGCGCGGTCGAGTGCGCGGCCGACGGGACGGTCGCTCACCGGGAACTGACCCACGCCGGATCCGGCGAAGAAGAAGACCCGCGTGCCTTCGAAGTGACGATCCGTCCGGTTCGAGACGGATCGGGCGCGATCGTGTCGCTGCTGGCGCAGGCCACCGACGTCACCGAACGGGTCCGCCTCGAGGCGGAACTCCGCGAATCCGAGGAACTCCACCGGGTGACGCTGAACAACATGACCGACACCGTCCTCATCACGAACGACGAGGGCGAGTTCACCTACGTCTGTCCGAACGTCCACTTCATCTTCGGCTACACCGACGACGAGATCCGCGAGATGGGGACGATCGACGAGTTGCTCGCGTCGGACCTGTTCGATCGCGAGCGCCTCGCCGCGGCGGGCGTGCTCACCAACATCGAGTGCACGGCGACCGACAAGGCGGGCCGGGAGCACACGCTCCTGGTCAACGTCCGCGAGGTCTCGATCCAGGGCGGGACGCTCCTCTACAGCTGTCGCGATATCACGAAGCGAAAGCGCCGCGAGGAGGCGCTGACCGCGTTGCACCGGACCGCTCGCGAACTGCTCTACGCCGAGACCGACCGTGAGATCGCCGATCGGATCGTCGAGGATACCACGGACGTGCTCGACGTCCCGGCCAGCGCCGCGTTCCTCTTCGACACCGACGAGAACGTGTTGCGGCCGGCCGCCGCCTCGACGGCGATGGACCGGTTGCACGGCCCGCTGTCGTCCAGACGGGCCAACGCGGAGACGATCGCCGGCCGGGTCTTCGTCGAGGGAGGACACCGGTTCTTCGGCGACGTTCGCGACGCGCCGGCGCTGTCGGATCCGACGACGGACGTGCGAAGCGCTGGGTTCGTCCCGCTCGGCGATCACGGGGTCTTCGTCGCCGGCTCGCCCGAGATCGACGCCTTCGACGAGGTGACGCGAGAGGTGACGGACCTGCTCGCGGCGACGGCGGAGGCGGCGCTCGACCGGGTCGCCCGCGAGCGGACGCTGCGCGAACGCGATCGGGAACTCAAGCGACAGAACCGCCAGCTGAGCCGCCTGGACCGGATGAACGAGATCATCCGCGAGATCGACCAGGCGCTGGTCGGCGCCGAAACCCGCGAGGAGATCGAGACGGCCGTCTGCGAGCGGCTCACGTCGGCCGATCGGTTCTCGTTCGCCTGGATCGGCGCGCTCGATACCGCGGCCGATCGCCTCGAGTCGAGCGCCCACAGCGGAACGGAACGGGGACAGGACTACCTCGACGCCGTCTCGCTCGCGCTCGCGGACGGTGACGCGGCCGGCGGCGAGCCGTCGGTCGCGACCGCGATCGACCGCGAGGTCACGGTCGTCTCGAACGTGGTCGATCGACTCCACGAGGAGCCGTGGCGCGAGGCGGCGCTCGCGCGGGATTACCAGTCGATCGTGAGCGTCCCCCTCGCGTACGACGAGTTTACCTACGGCGTCCTGACGGTCTACGCCGATCGGCCCGACGCGTTCGACGAGACGATGTGCGCCGTCCTCGCGGAACTCGGCGAGACGATCGCCTCCGCGATCGCGGCGTGCGAGCGCAAACACGCCCTCCTGACCGACTCCCGGACGCGCCTCGAGTTCGACGTGGCTGACGACGGGTTCGTCTTTGCCCGACTCGCGCGCGAGGTCGATGCCAGGCTCTCGTTCGACGGCGGCGTCCGGCAGCGAGAGGACGGCGCGTCCGTATTCGTAACCGTCGACGGGACGCCTCCGTCGATCGTCGCGTCCGCCGCCGCGGAACTCGTCGCCGTCGAGGACGTACGGGTGATCACCGTCAACGGCGACGACGAATCGGCCGACGGCGGCGCCCTCCTCCTCGACCTCTCCCGGCCGTTTCTCGCGCTCCGGCTCGCGGATCACGGCGCCGTGTTGCGCAGCGTCGAGGCGACGCCGGACCGGACGCGCATCGTCGTCGACGTCCCCAGCACCGTCGACGAACGCAGCAGCGCGAACGTCGTGTCCAACGCCTTTTCGCGGGTCGAGTTGCGGTCGAAACGCAGCGTCGATCGAGCGTCCGCACACGACCTCCGATCGACGCTGCTCGATCGGGTGACCGACCGACAGCTCGAGGTCGTCCAGGTGGCCTATTACGGCGGATACTTCGAATCGCCGCGGGCGAAGTCCGGCGAGGACGTCGCGGAGACGCTCGGCATCTCGCCGGCCGCGTTCTACCGTCACACCCGGACTGTTCAGCGGAAGCTCTTCGACGTCCTCTTCGAGGAGCTCGGACTTCCGGCAAACCTCTCGAAACCGGTTGAATAGTGAACCCCCTGGTTAGAGTGACGTTCAGTATCCAATAATCACACTCATCCTAATATCCCTTATAGAATACTAACGCGACGACCGCCGCAATGCGACACCTATCGTCGCACAACCATGAAAGACGTCAAATTCGATCCCGAAGAGGACTCGACCTACGAGTGTTTCGATTGTGGAACGACCGTCAGAGCGTCGGCGCCGGGCACGTGTCCGGACTGCGGCTCTGACATGCGTAATCGACGGACGCCGATCGAGTAACGATGGCGTCGCACCACCGTTCGACATCGACTTCCGAGCCGCGGTGCTCCGACGGCGAACCGGAGCCGGCGCTCGAAACCGCTCGTCGACAGCTCGATCGGGCCGCCCAGCGGCTCGACATCGACGAGACCATCCTCGAACGGCTCAAGCGTCCGAAGAAGGTCCACGAGGTAACCGTCCCGCTCGAGCGCGACGACGGATCGGTCGACGTCTTCACCGGATACCGCGCCCAGCACGACAGTGTTCGCGGGCCGTACAAGGGCGGACTCCGGTACCACCCCGACGTGACCCGCGACGAGTGCGTCGGACTGGCAATGTGGATGACCTGGAAGTGCGCCGTCATGGACCTCCCCTTCGGCGGCGCGAAAGGCGGGATCATCGTCGACCCCAAGTCACTGAGCGACGACGAGCGCGAGCGGCTCACGCGTCGGTTCACCCAGGAGATCCGCGAGGTGATCGGGCCGAACGCGGACATTCCGGCGCCCGACATGGGGACCGACCCGGAGACGATGGCGTGGTTGATGGACGCCTACAGCATGCAGGAGGGCGAAACCACCCCCGGCGTCGTCACCGGCAAGCCGCCCTCGGTCGGCGGCAGTTACGGTCGCGAGGAAGCCCCCGGCCGCAGCGTCGCGATCGTCACCCGCGAGACCCTGGACTACTACGACCACCCGATCGAGGAGACGACCGTCGCCGTCCAGGGCTTCGGCAGCGTCGGCGCGAACGCTGCTCGACTCCTGGACGAGTGGGGCGCGTCCGTCGTCGCCGTCAGCGACGTCAACGGCGCGGTGTACGATCCCGACGGCATCGACGTGGCCGCGATCCCCTCCCACGACGAGGAGCCCGAGGCCGTCACCGGCGTGACGCGGGGAACCCGTCTCTCGAACGACGACCTGCTCGAACTCGACGTCGACGTGCTCGTCCCGGCGGCCGTCGGAAACGTCATCACCGAGGAGAACGCCGACGCGGTTCGGGCGGACGTCGTCGTCGAGGGGGCTAACGGCCCGACTACGTTCGGCGGCGACGCGATCCTCGCCAAGCGCGGCGTGCCGGTGATCCCCGACATCCTCGCGAACGCGGGTGGGGTCACGGTCAGTTACTTCGAGTGGCTCCAGGACATCAACCGCCGCAAGTGGAGCCTCGAACGGGTTCAGGAGGAACTCGAGACCGAGATGGTGGCGGCCTGGAACGGCGTGCGAGAAGAAGTCGAACGTCGCGACGTGCCCTGGCGGGACGCCGCGTACGCTGTCGCCCTCTCGCGGATCACGGAGGCCCACGAGATGCGCGGCCTCTGGCCCTAACGCGGCCTCGCGGCGTCAGATCCGGGGCCGCATCGAAGTCTTGCGACCCCGACCCGCGGCTCCGTCCGATCGCTACTCCTCGAGGTACTCGATCGCTTCCTCGTCGGTGACTTGCCCGAAATCTCGGTAGAACTGCCCGACGGCCTGGAAGTTCCGGGGCGCCTCGAGCGCGATCACGTCGTCGGCCTCGCGCTCGAGGTCGTCGACCGATCGGGGCGAGCCGACGGGCACCGCGAGCGCAACGGACGCGGCGTTCGCGTCCCGGACCTGTCGCAGGCAGGCCCTCGCGGTCGCGCCCGTCGCCACGCCGTCGTCGACGACGACCACGTGCTTCCCCTCGAGGGCCGGCAATCCGGGGCGATCGCGGTAGCGATCGGCCTTCGCCTTCGCGTTCTCGGCCTCCTCCCGACGAACGCTCTCGAGGTACTCCTCGTCGACGCCCAGCCGATCGATGAGGTCGTCGTTGTACCAGACGCTGCCCGAACTCGCGACCGCGCCGATCGCCAGCTCCGGGTTCCCCGGGGCGCCCAGCTTTCGCGCGACGACCACGTCCAGATCGGCGTCGAGCGCGTCCGCGACCGGTCTGGCGACGGGCAACGCCCCGCGCGGAATGCCGAGGACGATATCGGCGTCGAGACCGCGGCGATCGAGCTCCGCTGCGAGCCGTTCGCCGGCGTCGGTTCGATCGTGGAACATGGGTCCCGGTACGACGCCCACCTACTATGACTTGACCTGGCACACGTCGGGCTAGGGGGCGGTCGCTGTCGCGGAAAAACCTCTGATTCTCGTGGTATTGTCAACCGGTTTCGTGCGGTGAATTCGAACGAAAAAACGGATCAGCTCACGTCGGCCATCGAGTCTCGCTATCGCAGGGTGGCCGGTCCGAACCGTAGTGGATACCGGCTTTCGCGTGCCGAACGGCTACCCGTCGAGCGATCTCGAAGGAAGATATGGCACGCCTCCAACGGACGCTCTCGAACGTCTCCGAGGGCGGCAACGACAACGGCCGCGTCGGCATCGTCGCCGGCGCGATCGAGTACCCGAACCAGCCCGCGCTCGTCGGGCGAGCGGCGCTTCGAACGGGATCGGATCACGTGCGGGCGTTCGTCGCCGACCCGATCTACGCGATCGTCGCGGGCCACGAGCCGAACCTGCTGGTCGATCGCTACGCGGGCGACCGGTTCGAGAGGAGCGCCGTCGAGGGCACCCGCGAACTGAGCGACTGGGCCGACGCGCTCGTGATCGGACCCGGCCTCGTCGACGCGGATCCCGACGCCATGACAGAGGCGATCGACACCGTCGACGTCCCGACGGTCGTCGACGCGCTCGCGGTCGAACCCGGGCTGGACGCCGACCTCTCGAACGCAGTGCTCACGCCGAGCGACACCGAAGTGGATCCGATTCGGGAGTCGTACGGATCGCTCTCGGAGTTCTCGAAAGAAACGAGTGCGGTCGTCGCGCTGACCGGCGACGTGGACGAGATCGTCGCCGACGGCGAGCAGATCGAAAACGAGACGGGCACGTCGGCGCTCACCGTCGCGGGGACCGGCGACACGATGGTCGGCATCGTCGCCTCGCTGCTCGGCCAGGGGATGGCTCGCCGGGAGGCCGCCGAACTCGGCGCCTGGATCCTCGGCAAGACCGGCGAACTCGCCACGGCCGAGTAC
It includes:
- a CDS encoding bacterio-opsin activator domain-containing protein — translated: MVSARTRDGTRLLVVGLGRDGERAFEADAADAIDAVPTAAAAIETVDRRSIDCLVTAHELPDGTGLEVLDSVRERDPDLPVVLSPADGSESLASDAVAANVTEYVPRDEGLEALAAAVDRALDRGRDRRRRRARARQLEAIFADPETYSWVLEPDGRVRRASESALEAIDATDDDVQGRRFWAVPWWDGPESRDGRSAIRSAVECAADGTVAHRELTHAGSGEEEDPRAFEVTIRPVRDGSGAIVSLLAQATDVTERVRLEAELRESEELHRVTLNNMTDTVLITNDEGEFTYVCPNVHFIFGYTDDEIREMGTIDELLASDLFDRERLAAAGVLTNIECTATDKAGREHTLLVNVREVSIQGGTLLYSCRDITKRKRREEALTALHRTARELLYAETDREIADRIVEDTTDVLDVPASAAFLFDTDENVLRPAAASTAMDRLHGPLSSRRANAETIAGRVFVEGGHRFFGDVRDAPALSDPTTDVRSAGFVPLGDHGVFVAGSPEIDAFDEVTREVTDLLAATAEAALDRVARERTLRERDRELKRQNRQLSRLDRMNEIIREIDQALVGAETREEIETAVCERLTSADRFSFAWIGALDTAADRLESSAHSGTERGQDYLDAVSLALADGDAAGGEPSVATAIDREVTVVSNVVDRLHEEPWREAALARDYQSIVSVPLAYDEFTYGVLTVYADRPDAFDETMCAVLAELGETIASAIAACERKHALLTDSRTRLEFDVADDGFVFARLAREVDARLSFDGGVRQREDGASVFVTVDGTPPSIVASAAAELVAVEDVRVITVNGDDESADGGALLLDLSRPFLALRLADHGAVLRSVEATPDRTRIVVDVPSTVDERSSANVVSNAFSRVELRSKRSVDRASAHDLRSTLLDRVTDRQLEVVQVAYYGGYFESPRAKSGEDVAETLGISPAAFYRHTRTVQRKLFDVLFEELGLPANLSKPVE
- a CDS encoding rubrerythrin-like domain-containing protein, producing the protein MKDVKFDPEEDSTYECFDCGTTVRASAPGTCPDCGSDMRNRRTPIE
- the gdhB gene encoding glutamate dehydrogenase GdhB, whose translation is MASHHRSTSTSEPRCSDGEPEPALETARRQLDRAAQRLDIDETILERLKRPKKVHEVTVPLERDDGSVDVFTGYRAQHDSVRGPYKGGLRYHPDVTRDECVGLAMWMTWKCAVMDLPFGGAKGGIIVDPKSLSDDERERLTRRFTQEIREVIGPNADIPAPDMGTDPETMAWLMDAYSMQEGETTPGVVTGKPPSVGGSYGREEAPGRSVAIVTRETLDYYDHPIEETTVAVQGFGSVGANAARLLDEWGASVVAVSDVNGAVYDPDGIDVAAIPSHDEEPEAVTGVTRGTRLSNDDLLELDVDVLVPAAVGNVITEENADAVRADVVVEGANGPTTFGGDAILAKRGVPVIPDILANAGGVTVSYFEWLQDINRRKWSLERVQEELETEMVAAWNGVREEVERRDVPWRDAAYAVALSRITEAHEMRGLWP
- a CDS encoding phosphoribosyltransferase, with the translated sequence MFHDRTDAGERLAAELDRRGLDADIVLGIPRGALPVARPVADALDADLDVVVARKLGAPGNPELAIGAVASSGSVWYNDDLIDRLGVDEEYLESVRREEAENAKAKADRYRDRPGLPALEGKHVVVVDDGVATGATARACLRQVRDANAASVALAVPVGSPRSVDDLEREADDVIALEAPRNFQAVGQFYRDFGQVTDEEAIEYLEE
- a CDS encoding NAD(P)H-hydrate dehydratase, producing the protein MARLQRTLSNVSEGGNDNGRVGIVAGAIEYPNQPALVGRAALRTGSDHVRAFVADPIYAIVAGHEPNLLVDRYAGDRFERSAVEGTRELSDWADALVIGPGLVDADPDAMTEAIDTVDVPTVVDALAVEPGLDADLSNAVLTPSDTEVDPIRESYGSLSEFSKETSAVVALTGDVDEIVADGEQIENETGTSALTVAGTGDTMVGIVASLLGQGMARREAAELGAWILGKTGELATAEYGPGVLATDVIDRIPDTMR